TTTGACTAACGCAGGATAGGAATCCTTGACGACGTACCACTCACAGCGTTCGCAGTTGCCAGTCAGCATTTCGTCACCTGTGTCGACCATAGGTGCTTCCTGAGCGATAGCTGCTGTTCGATTCGCACCGTGTGCCCGGTTACCATCATCGATTCTTCCCGCCACATCGGATGAATGTACCGGTTGTTTTCATTACGATGACTAGATGAGGTTTGGCCTGCTGGCCGCGGCCGCGAAACAATCAATAGCGGTACCGTGCTACGTCGACACAATGTGTAAGTACTGTAACTACGCCATGACCGACGGCTGGACGGAGCTGTTGGAGCACGATGACGTCTATCAGACCGCAATGGCAGACCTCCGGGGCGACCGCTCGAACTACGGCTTCAGCGAGGAGTTCGACGAACTCCGGGAAGATCTCGCTGTCTGACTGCGTCGACCAGCCAGTTACTCACGCAGCTCCGCCTTGTCGTCCGGATCGATCCGGAGCGGAAACAGCGAGTCGACATCCTGATCGACAGTTGTCTGGCTGTCGACAGTCGACTCCCGGTCGACGAGACACTCATCGAGGCGGTCGGTGATTTCGTCCGCATCGAACTCGGTTCCGATAAACACGAGTTCCGTTTGGCGGGTATCCTCGGCGTCCCACTCACCGATGGGCCCTGCCTGAATAGATCGACCGGCCCGGCTCATCCCGATGACGTTCTCAGTGCCTGCGAGATTGCAGAGCCCCTTGGCGCGGATGATGCCGTCGTCCCGCTCGTAGAGCGTCGCGGCGAACTGCGCCGGATCGAACGGTCGCTCGCGGGTGTAGACGAACGATTCAACGCCGTGGGTGTCGGCTGCGCTCTGCTCGTCGTGAGTGTGGCTATGGCTGTGGGTTGCGGCCGCACTGTCGCCGCCCTCGCGCTGTTTGTGCTCCCGGAGTTCCTGTTTCCACCCCGCAGATCGGCGGGCCTCCTCGAAATCAAATCGACCGGTGTCGATCACCAGCGAGGGGTCGACCTCGGAATACTCGGTCCGCCGGATCGTCGCCCGCGGATTGAGTTCACTGACGACGTCGACGATTCTGTCAAGTTCGTCGTCGGGCACCATATCGCATTTGTTGAGCAGGAGGACGTCACAGAACTCGACGGACTGGACGAGGACATCGGCAAGCGGTCGGTCGGGGTCCGGTTCGTCGGCACCAGCAGGCAGCGATGTACCTGCGTCAAACTCCTTCCAGAAGCCGTGGGCGTCACACACCGTCACCATCATATCGAGTCGGAACGCCGCGGTCGGATCAGGACCGTCCTCCCGTGGCTGGGTGAGCGTCCGGGCAATCGGCGTCGGCTCGGAGATCCCTGAGGCTTCGATGACGAGGGCATCAACATCGCGGTTCTCGGTGAGATCGACCATTTGCGCGACCAGATCTCCCTGTAGTCGACAACAGATACAGCCATTCGAAAGCTCAACGAGTCCCGTATCGGGATTCTCTCGCTCGATCAGGTCGGCGTCGACGTTGACCTCGCCCATGTCGTTGACGATGACTGCAAGCTCGTTCCCTCGGTTATTTTTGAGTAGGTGATTGACAAGCGTCGTCTTTCCCGCACCCAGAACACCACTGAGAACGGTCACTGGTGGTTTGTCATCCGTGGAGGTCATACGTCGACTCGCCGAGCAGGCCGCAAAAAGCTACAGAGCCGTCGAATTCGGTGACTGTCACAAACCCGGTATCCACCCGAGAGACCGATCTCAGGTCGACTCGACCGGACTGAGCGCGGCGGCCTTCGCTCGGGCCTGCTCGATGATCGAGGGGCGAGCATCGAACTCAAGCAGGACTTGATCGGCCTCGTAGGATTCGGTCTCCACGTGGGCGTGGTCGTGAACCCACGACACGAGGCTCATCGTCTCATCTGTGATCGGCACCAGCAGGCGTTCGTGTTTCCAGTCGGGCAGTTCGGCCTCGACGCGCCGCCGGAGCGTCTCGATGTTCTTGCCGGTGCGGCCCGAGACCGGAATCGGGTTCGGCGCGATGCCCGACAAGGCTGACTTTTTCTCGTCGAGTTCCTCGGCGGAGAGCAGGTCGACCTTGTTGAAGACAGTGAGAATCGGGGCTTCGTTGCGCTCGTGGAGTGTGTCTCGCGAGGTAACGAGCTTTTCGCGCATCTCCTTGACCGGCTCGCTGGCGTCGACCACCAGCAGGACGAGATCGGCTCGGTACACGGACTCAAGAGTCGACTGGAAGGATTCGACCAGCCAGTGTGGGAGATTCGAAATAAAGCCGACCGTGTCGGTCAACAGGATCTCTCGGCGGTCCAACTCGGCGCGGCGCGTTGTCGTGCCGAGTGTCGTAAACAGCATGTCCTGTGATTCAGCGAC
This sequence is a window from Halohasta litchfieldiae. Protein-coding genes within it:
- a CDS encoding CobW family GTP-binding protein is translated as MTSTDDKPPVTVLSGVLGAGKTTLVNHLLKNNRGNELAVIVNDMGEVNVDADLIERENPDTGLVELSNGCICCRLQGDLVAQMVDLTENRDVDALVIEASGISEPTPIARTLTQPREDGPDPTAAFRLDMMVTVCDAHGFWKEFDAGTSLPAGADEPDPDRPLADVLVQSVEFCDVLLLNKCDMVPDDELDRIVDVVSELNPRATIRRTEYSEVDPSLVIDTGRFDFEEARRSAGWKQELREHKQREGGDSAAATHSHSHTHDEQSAADTHGVESFVYTRERPFDPAQFAATLYERDDGIIRAKGLCNLAGTENVIGMSRAGRSIQAGPIGEWDAEDTRQTELVFIGTEFDADEITDRLDECLVDRESTVDSQTTVDQDVDSLFPLRIDPDDKAELRE